A single region of the Candidatus Melainabacteria bacterium genome encodes:
- a CDS encoding Na+-dependent transporter produces the protein MQNKTDDHHSTASIGGVVSACTHFIHKHFLVILISVYFLAAVLPQFGLLLRNVQFGNLVCPDGSEMKVSLSLVMLAFLLFNAGLGVKAHELTNLWKRPAAIVSGFVANTAGPILLVLALRGLMQLWHNSDELQNLLVGLALIVSMPIAGSSTAWSQNANGNLILSLGLVFLSTLLSPFTTPLVLHTFGFLTSGDYSEDLHELASSQGTNAFMVFTVVVPSLLGIVVHFLLGEKRTSLFKPYLKLVNFIVLLLLNYSNAATTLPEAFAKPDADFLIFVFCTTLSLCTAAFASGWLLSRWLKADKSDQAALMFGLGMNNNGTGLVLAAAALSDHPAVLLPMIFYTLVQQILAAIVDRKLFRDE, from the coding sequence ATGCAAAATAAGACGGACGATCATCACTCGACCGCTTCGATCGGTGGAGTTGTATCTGCTTGCACTCACTTCATTCATAAGCACTTCCTGGTAATTCTCATCTCAGTCTATTTCCTGGCAGCTGTTTTGCCTCAGTTTGGGCTATTGCTGAGGAATGTTCAGTTCGGGAATCTCGTCTGCCCCGACGGAAGCGAAATGAAAGTATCGCTTTCCCTTGTTATGCTTGCTTTTCTTTTGTTCAACGCGGGATTGGGCGTTAAAGCTCATGAATTGACTAACCTGTGGAAGCGTCCCGCAGCAATCGTTTCTGGCTTTGTCGCAAACACAGCGGGTCCGATTCTCTTGGTTTTAGCTTTGCGCGGATTGATGCAACTCTGGCATAACTCAGACGAGCTGCAAAACTTGTTGGTTGGGCTGGCATTGATCGTTTCGATGCCAATCGCGGGGTCTTCAACGGCCTGGTCTCAAAATGCCAACGGAAATCTCATCCTCAGTTTGGGCTTGGTATTCTTGTCGACCTTGCTCAGTCCGTTCACGACTCCACTAGTACTGCATACGTTCGGTTTTTTAACCAGTGGTGATTATTCCGAGGACTTGCATGAGTTGGCATCGTCTCAAGGAACAAATGCTTTTATGGTGTTCACCGTAGTCGTTCCGTCCTTGCTGGGGATAGTTGTTCACTTTCTGCTTGGTGAAAAGCGCACTAGCTTATTCAAGCCATATTTGAAGCTGGTAAATTTCATAGTTCTGTTGCTTCTAAATTATTCAAATGCGGCTACAACGTTGCCGGAAGCATTCGCAAAACCTGACGCAGATTTCCTGATCTTTGTTTTTTGCACAACGTTGTCTCTATGCACTGCCGCTTTTGCATCTGGTTGGCTGCTGTCTCGATGGTTGAAAGCTGACAAATCGGATCAAGCTGCACTAATGTTCGGGCTGGGAATGAACAACAATGGAACAGGCTTGGTGCTCGCTGCTGCTGCTTTGTCCGATCATCCGGCTGTTTTACTCCCGATGATTTTTTATACGCTTGTTCAGCAGATACTGGCCGCAATTGTTGATAGGAAGCTGTTTCGAGATGAGTAG